Proteins from one Phyllobacterium zundukense genomic window:
- a CDS encoding SRPBCC domain-containing protein — MTETFHSEIEIAAPQATVFAFLTDPDKIIRWMGTRATVEPHPGGIYLLSMNETHTARGHFTEVIPVHRLAYSFGWEDHENVPPGSGLIEIDLVEKDGGTLVRFTHGGLPDEKERASHEKGWNHYLRRLAVAAAGGDPGPDTSPEA, encoded by the coding sequence ATGACCGAGACGTTTCACAGTGAGATTGAAATCGCAGCTCCACAAGCGACAGTCTTCGCCTTCCTCACCGATCCCGACAAGATTATACGCTGGATGGGCACGAGGGCGACGGTCGAGCCTCATCCCGGCGGCATTTATCTCCTCAGCATGAACGAGACCCACACTGCCCGGGGCCACTTCACGGAAGTGATTCCGGTTCATCGTCTGGCCTATAGCTTCGGCTGGGAGGACCACGAGAATGTGCCGCCGGGTTCGGGCCTGATCGAGATCGACCTCGTCGAGAAGGATGGGGGCACGCTTGTGCGCTTCACCCATGGCGGACTGCCCGACGAGAAGGAACGTGCCAGCCACGAAAAGGGCTGGAACCATTATTTGCGCAGACTGGCCGTAGCAGCGGCTGGCGGCGACCCAGGCCCGGATACATCTCCCGAGGCATGA
- a CDS encoding adenylate/guanylate cyclase domain-containing protein, which yields MQLPSALSFLVDKALDVPDGDVFLATLAVRLIADGVPLSGGALTQAAPHPVIERRTWLWRADTGRVIEALALARPADLEHAHVARNWLAGIGTGTIQEDFSGGPSDGAVLGWTGSRPFSQSESELLHEVARFAAAPLALLAARSTLAALLTTYLGRRSAAQVLAGRLRREPGETIRAALLYADLRGFTELSESTEPQEVIAALDAWFDRIAGAVHAFGGEVLKFIGDGVLAIFPIGERDAAAACDAALRAVAAARAGMDHLNRARAAQGMPPLSFGTALHLGEMLWGNIGTADRLDFTAIGPAVNLVSRLEGLCRPLGRTALLSGTFAAETTQSLIPLGEHRLRGIAAPCAVFALQ from the coding sequence ATGCAGCTGCCGTCCGCTCTCTCCTTTCTGGTTGACAAAGCGCTTGACGTGCCAGACGGCGACGTCTTCCTGGCCACGCTCGCAGTGCGACTCATCGCGGACGGTGTGCCGCTGTCTGGCGGCGCGCTCACCCAAGCCGCGCCGCACCCGGTCATCGAGCGACGCACCTGGCTGTGGCGCGCCGATACAGGAAGAGTGATAGAAGCGCTGGCTTTGGCCAGACCTGCCGATCTCGAGCACGCCCATGTCGCTCGCAACTGGCTGGCTGGCATCGGCACCGGTACCATACAGGAGGATTTCTCCGGCGGCCCATCTGACGGCGCCGTGCTTGGCTGGACTGGTAGCCGGCCGTTCAGCCAATCCGAATCGGAGTTGCTGCATGAGGTAGCGCGGTTTGCCGCTGCACCGCTTGCCTTGCTGGCCGCACGTTCGACCCTGGCCGCACTGCTGACGACCTATCTCGGCCGGCGCAGCGCGGCGCAGGTGCTGGCCGGCCGTTTGCGGCGCGAGCCTGGTGAGACCATACGGGCGGCCCTGTTGTATGCCGACCTCCGGGGTTTCACCGAATTGTCGGAGTCGACCGAGCCGCAGGAGGTAATCGCCGCTCTCGACGCCTGGTTCGACCGCATTGCCGGTGCCGTCCATGCCTTCGGTGGTGAAGTATTAAAATTCATTGGCGACGGCGTGCTGGCGATCTTCCCGATCGGCGAGCGCGATGCTGCTGCTGCATGCGATGCGGCATTACGCGCAGTCGCCGCTGCCCGCGCTGGGATGGACCACCTCAATCGCGCTCGCGCTGCGCAAGGCATGCCACCTTTATCGTTCGGCACGGCACTGCATCTCGGAGAAATGCTTTGGGGCAACATTGGCACTGCCGATCGCCTGGATTTCACAGCAATCGGCCCCGCAGTGAATCTCGTGAGCCGACTGGAGGGCCTGTGCCGGCCGCTTGGCCGCACGGCATTGCTCTCCGGCACCTTTGCGGCGGAAACGACGCAGTCGCTGATCCCGCTCGGCGAGCACAGGCTGCGCGGCATCGCTGCCCCGTGCGCGGTGTTTGCGCTGCAATAG